A stretch of the Aggregatibacter sp. HMT-949 genome encodes the following:
- the lipB gene encoding lipoyl(octanoyl) transferase LipB, producing the protein MQKFPLIVRQLGLQDYQEIWHKMQDFTDNRNAETIDEVWLVEHYPVFTQGQAGKPEHLLQSGAIPLVQSDRGGQITYHGPGQQVMYVLIDIRRHQNLNVRRLVTALEQSVVRTLADYAIEGYSKVDAPGVYIDGKKICSLGLRIRKGCSFHGLAFNINMDLQPFHYINPCGYAGLEMCQLADFIGRDEAVLDKVSPKLVNHLAELLGYNLTKF; encoded by the coding sequence ATGCAAAAATTTCCGCTTATTGTGCGCCAACTCGGATTGCAAGATTATCAAGAAATTTGGCATAAAATGCAGGATTTTACCGATAATCGTAATGCCGAAACCATTGATGAAGTTTGGTTAGTGGAACATTATCCGGTATTCACCCAAGGGCAAGCCGGTAAGCCTGAACATCTATTGCAAAGCGGTGCTATTCCGCTAGTACAATCCGATCGCGGTGGACAAATTACTTATCACGGCCCCGGTCAGCAAGTGATGTATGTATTGATTGATATCCGTCGTCATCAAAATTTAAACGTGCGCCGATTGGTCACCGCATTGGAGCAAAGCGTGGTACGGACGCTGGCCGATTATGCTATTGAGGGCTATTCGAAGGTCGATGCGCCGGGCGTGTATATCGACGGCAAAAAGATTTGTTCGCTCGGTTTACGGATTCGCAAAGGATGCTCTTTCCACGGGCTTGCATTCAATATCAATATGGATCTCCAACCATTTCATTATATTAATCCGTGCGGTTACGCCGGTTTGGAAATGTGCCAGTTGGCGGATTTTATTGGTCGAGACGAGGCGGTGTTGGACAAGGTCTCACCGAAATTAGTTAATCACCTTGCCGAGCTTTTAGGCTATAATCTCACAAAATTTTAA
- a CDS encoding TniB family NTP-binding protein has product MKYPHLHKKTATYLDADTEERIWHIRSPHWIGYPQAEHILNKLEDLLVYPKIHRMPNLLIVGDTNNGKTMLAHRFLRKHPADQNLDGDSVLVPVLLVQAPPVPDEGRFYNTILDAIFAPYKSHDRIDKKQTQVIHLLKRMQTRMLIIDEIHHILAGSMNRQRAFLNVIKYLGNDLQIPIVGIGTKDAFRALQTDPQLSNRFEPAVLPRWNLDRNFLRLLVSFERMIPLKRPSELQTRELAVRLYNMSEGYIGELSRVLTEAAATAVQNETEQINHEVLDSIGWVTPTERKRQIDKLA; this is encoded by the coding sequence ATGAAATATCCTCATTTGCACAAAAAAACCGCCACATATTTGGATGCTGACACAGAGGAACGCATCTGGCACATCCGTTCGCCGCATTGGATAGGTTATCCCCAAGCTGAGCACATTTTGAACAAACTGGAAGATCTTTTGGTTTATCCCAAAATCCACCGTATGCCGAATCTTCTGATTGTCGGAGATACCAATAACGGTAAAACCATGCTGGCTCACCGTTTTTTGAGAAAACATCCTGCTGACCAAAATTTGGATGGTGACAGTGTATTAGTTCCTGTACTGCTGGTTCAGGCTCCACCTGTTCCGGATGAAGGAAGATTTTACAATACCATTTTAGATGCAATCTTTGCACCATATAAATCGCATGACAGAATAGATAAGAAGCAGACTCAAGTCATACACTTACTCAAACGTATGCAAACTAGAATGCTGATTATTGACGAAATCCATCATATCTTGGCTGGTAGCATGAACCGGCAAAGGGCTTTTCTGAATGTCATCAAATATCTAGGAAACGATTTACAAATACCGATTGTCGGTATAGGCACTAAGGATGCTTTCCGTGCGTTGCAAACTGATCCGCAGTTATCCAACCGATTCGAACCGGCTGTTCTGCCTAGATGGAACTTAGATAGAAATTTTCTTCGGTTGTTGGTTAGCTTTGAAAGAATGATCCCCCTGAAAAGACCGTCTGAACTGCAAACGAGAGAACTTGCCGTCAGATTGTACAATATGAGCGAAGGATATATTGGAGAGCTATCTCGGGTACTGACAGAAGCTGCCGCAACTGCTGTACAAAATGAAACGGAACAAATAAATCATGAAGTGCTTGATTCAATCGGCTGGGTAACACCTACTGAGCGGAAGCGGCAAATAGACAAACTGGCTTAG
- a CDS encoding Mu transposase C-terminal domain-containing protein, whose protein sequence is MEKAMNTGKAVLDIRPGAMVEFNGICCVITNVVDLDAVLLTEVESRKTYQVKVAELSSITNEPSSAQDLNTIDAQEWSIATKRFEIIKPLLDNKKRTKKAVEERAVQFGVHANTIYRWLRKYHETGLLTGLFKQHRKDKGRYRIDDNVEKIVQSVIEKEYLTKQKKPVQQIINEIKRQCLDAGFAYPHNNTIRARISKLDPQFKIAKRQGKKAAEEQFKPSEGSFPNADFPLAVVQIDHTKLDIILVDDVYRKPIGRPWITMAVDVFSRMIPGFYISFDPPSALSAGLCLAHSVLTKETWLAQHEVEGLWPCWGLPRKIHLDNAREFHGKVLEKACKQYGIDIEWRPMARPHFGGHIERLLGTVLQEIHTLPGTTFSNVVERSNYDSEDSAVFTLSEFEKWLTIFITGVYHQRMHSALGMSPLAKYREGIFGTDSLPGTGMPPKVLDETKFRLDFMPFEMRTVQQYGVSIHKIHYWHDALRTWIGATEPGNPKRARQFVFRFDPRDLSVI, encoded by the coding sequence ATGGAGAAAGCGATGAATACCGGAAAGGCTGTGTTAGATATTCGACCAGGGGCAATGGTCGAATTTAACGGGATCTGCTGTGTAATTACAAACGTTGTGGATTTGGACGCGGTTTTGCTGACTGAGGTAGAAAGCCGTAAAACTTATCAAGTTAAAGTGGCGGAGTTGTCCTCCATAACGAATGAACCTTCTTCCGCACAAGATTTAAATACCATTGATGCACAAGAATGGTCCATAGCAACAAAACGTTTTGAGATTATCAAGCCTTTACTAGACAATAAAAAACGGACGAAGAAAGCCGTTGAAGAAAGAGCTGTACAGTTTGGTGTTCATGCCAATACCATTTACCGATGGCTTCGAAAATACCACGAAACAGGTTTGCTGACGGGTTTATTCAAACAACACCGAAAAGACAAGGGCCGTTACCGTATTGACGACAATGTCGAAAAGATCGTCCAATCAGTTATTGAAAAAGAATATCTGACCAAACAAAAAAAGCCAGTTCAACAAATAATTAACGAGATCAAACGGCAATGCTTGGATGCAGGATTTGCATATCCTCATAACAATACTATCCGTGCCCGTATCAGCAAGCTGGATCCTCAATTTAAGATAGCGAAAAGACAGGGAAAAAAAGCTGCTGAGGAGCAATTTAAACCGTCTGAGGGCAGTTTTCCCAATGCGGACTTTCCGTTAGCAGTCGTTCAAATAGACCATACCAAACTAGATATTATTTTGGTTGATGATGTTTACCGTAAACCAATTGGTCGTCCGTGGATCACAATGGCAGTTGATGTGTTTAGCCGAATGATTCCCGGATTCTATATTTCCTTTGATCCACCTAGTGCATTATCGGCAGGATTGTGTCTGGCTCATTCCGTACTGACAAAAGAAACATGGCTTGCCCAGCATGAAGTGGAAGGCTTGTGGCCGTGTTGGGGATTACCGCGAAAAATCCATTTGGACAATGCAAGAGAATTTCACGGTAAAGTATTGGAAAAAGCCTGTAAACAATACGGCATCGACATTGAATGGCGTCCGATGGCACGGCCACATTTCGGTGGCCATATAGAGCGACTGCTGGGTACGGTTTTACAGGAAATTCACACTTTGCCCGGTACGACTTTTTCCAATGTTGTCGAACGTAGTAATTATGATTCCGAAGACAGTGCAGTATTTACACTGTCGGAATTTGAAAAATGGCTGACAATTTTCATTACTGGTGTGTATCACCAGAGAATGCATTCAGCATTGGGTATGTCGCCGCTGGCCAAATATAGAGAAGGCATATTCGGTACTGACTCTCTTCCGGGAACAGGTATGCCGCCTAAAGTCCTAGATGAAACCAAATTCCGATTGGATTTCATGCCTTTTGAGATGAGAACTGTCCAGCAATATGGCGTATCCATCCATAAAATTCATTATTGGCATGATGCACTTCGCACTTGGATTGGTGCAACAGAACCGGGAAACCCGAAAAGAGCCCGTCAGTTTGTGTTTCGATTTGATCCCCGTGATCTCAGCGTAATCTAG
- a CDS encoding serine hydrolase, with protein MFKQSAQFKKFALISGLIAASVLASAEDMQYGIAPPEVNAQSYILMDYHSGAVLTAVNADQRQYPASLTKMMTSYVVGQAIKQGKIHNSDMVTIGESAWGRNFPDSSKMFLNLNQQVSVEDLNKGVIIVSGNDASVALAEHVSGTALNFVDTMNRYVQQFGLQNTHFTTPHGLDDPNQYSSARDMAIIGAHIIRDLPDEYKIYAEKDFTFNKIKQPNRNGLLWDKTMNVDGMKTGHTSQAGYNLVASATNPGNMRLISVVMGVPTYKGREVESKKLLQWGFSNFETLKALEANKAVSEQTVYYGDEGRVKLGVLQDSFITVPKGKQTQLKARYELNEKYLEAPLTKGQVVGKVIYQLDDKDVATVNLQVMQDVKEGGVFGNVWDWLVLTVKSLF; from the coding sequence ATGTTTAAGCAATCTGCCCAATTCAAAAAATTCGCCCTTATTTCCGGCCTAATTGCCGCCTCCGTTCTGGCTTCCGCGGAAGATATGCAATACGGTATTGCGCCACCGGAAGTGAATGCCCAAAGCTATATTCTGATGGATTATCATTCTGGTGCGGTGCTCACAGCGGTGAACGCCGATCAACGGCAATATCCGGCATCGTTGACCAAAATGATGACCAGTTATGTGGTGGGGCAAGCGATTAAACAAGGTAAAATTCATAATTCCGATATGGTGACTATCGGCGAAAGCGCGTGGGGACGTAATTTCCCGGATTCTTCCAAAATGTTCTTAAATTTAAATCAACAGGTTTCGGTGGAAGATTTAAATAAGGGCGTGATTATCGTATCGGGTAATGATGCCAGTGTGGCGCTTGCAGAACACGTTTCTGGCACCGCATTGAACTTCGTCGACACGATGAACCGCTACGTACAGCAGTTTGGTTTGCAAAATACCCATTTCACCACGCCGCACGGCTTAGACGATCCTAACCAATATTCTTCCGCGCGTGATATGGCAATTATCGGTGCGCATATTATTCGCGATTTACCGGATGAATATAAAATCTACGCGGAAAAAGATTTTACCTTTAACAAAATCAAACAACCGAACCGCAACGGTTTATTGTGGGATAAAACGATGAATGTGGACGGTATGAAAACCGGTCACACCAGCCAAGCGGGTTATAATTTGGTAGCATCGGCAACTAATCCTGGCAATATGCGTTTAATTTCTGTCGTAATGGGCGTGCCGACTTATAAAGGCCGCGAAGTGGAAAGTAAAAAACTTTTACAATGGGGCTTTAGCAATTTTGAAACGTTGAAAGCTCTTGAAGCAAATAAAGCGGTTTCTGAGCAAACTGTTTATTACGGTGATGAAGGGCGCGTGAAATTGGGCGTTTTACAAGATAGTTTTATTACCGTGCCTAAGGGCAAACAAACGCAATTAAAAGCACGTTACGAATTAAATGAAAAATATTTAGAAGCCCCGTTAACGAAAGGTCAAGTGGTCGGTAAAGTGATTTATCAACTTGATGACAAAGATGTCGCGACGGTGAATCTTCAAGTGATGCAAGATGTGAAAGAGGGCGGTGTTTTCGGTAATGTATGGGACTGGTTGGTACTAACCGTCAAAAGCTTATTCTAA
- a CDS encoding TnsA endonuclease N-terminal domain-containing protein — MPVRKIPKNYRNITGMAAHSKSVGCAAYESSLERDFLSLLEFCPDVIRFEVQPVSIEWFDDSGKKHMYTPDVLVHYKPSRQPVTIILYEVKYRSDLRKNWSVLQPKFKAARAFCRQKGWMFKLVTEVEIHTVYLQNVRFLLPYMRNAVVHEYYEPYMILLDQKLKELKTATPRELVAAIFQDEWNQAKILPVLWYRVAVGEIGADLNLPLTMNSTLWRKR; from the coding sequence ATGCCTGTCAGAAAAATTCCCAAAAATTACCGCAATATCACCGGAATGGCCGCCCATTCTAAGTCTGTAGGCTGCGCAGCTTATGAATCTTCTTTGGAACGGGATTTCCTTAGTTTATTGGAGTTTTGTCCCGATGTAATCCGCTTCGAGGTACAACCGGTTTCTATCGAATGGTTTGATGATTCCGGCAAAAAGCATATGTACACACCTGATGTTTTGGTGCACTACAAACCTAGTCGGCAACCTGTGACGATAATTCTCTATGAAGTCAAATACCGAAGCGATTTGAGGAAAAACTGGTCAGTATTGCAGCCAAAATTTAAGGCAGCAAGAGCATTTTGCCGACAAAAGGGCTGGATGTTCAAACTGGTCACTGAAGTTGAAATTCATACAGTCTATCTTCAAAACGTACGATTTCTGCTGCCCTATATGCGGAATGCCGTTGTGCATGAATATTACGAGCCATATATGATACTACTTGACCAAAAATTAAAAGAGCTTAAAACAGCTACTCCGAGAGAGCTAGTTGCAGCTATTTTTCAAGATGAGTGGAATCAGGCAAAGATTTTACCAGTGTTATGGTATCGAGTGGCCGTAGGAGAAATCGGTGCAGATTTGAACCTACCGCTGACGATGAATTCTACATTATGGAGAAAGCGATGA
- the lipA gene encoding lipoyl synthase, whose product MSTPFKMERGVKYRDAAKTSIIPVKNIDPNQELLKKPEWMKIKLPASSLKIESIKNGMRRHGLHSVCEEASCPNLHECFNHGTATFMILGAICTRRCPFCDVAHGKPLPPDPEEPRKLAETIQDMQLKYVVITSVDRDDLPDRGAGHFAECVKEVRALNPGIKIEILVPDFRGRISQALEKLKDNPPDVFNHNLENVPRLYKEIRPGADYEWSLKLLREFKQMFPHIPTKSGLMVGLGETNEEILQVMKDLRANGVTMLTLGQYLQPSRHHLPVARYVPPTEFDEFREKANEMGFEHAACGPFVRSSYHADLQASGGLVK is encoded by the coding sequence ATGTCAACGCCATTTAAAATGGAACGCGGTGTGAAATATCGTGATGCCGCCAAAACTTCCATCATTCCGGTCAAAAACATCGATCCGAACCAAGAATTATTGAAAAAACCGGAATGGATGAAAATTAAACTACCGGCCAGTTCGCTCAAAATTGAAAGCATTAAAAACGGTATGCGTCGCCACGGTTTGCATTCCGTATGCGAAGAAGCCTCTTGCCCGAATTTACACGAATGTTTTAATCACGGTACCGCAACCTTTATGATTTTGGGCGCCATTTGCACCCGTCGTTGTCCGTTTTGCGATGTTGCACACGGCAAGCCGTTACCGCCGGATCCGGAGGAACCGCGCAAACTTGCCGAAACCATTCAAGATATGCAATTAAAATATGTGGTGATTACTTCCGTTGACCGCGATGATTTGCCCGATCGCGGTGCCGGCCATTTTGCCGAGTGCGTGAAAGAAGTGCGTGCGTTAAATCCGGGGATCAAAATCGAAATTTTAGTGCCAGATTTTCGCGGTCGTATTTCTCAAGCATTGGAAAAACTCAAGGATAATCCGCCGGATGTATTTAATCACAATTTAGAAAATGTTCCGCGTCTGTATAAAGAAATCCGCCCGGGCGCGGATTATGAATGGTCGTTAAAACTGTTACGCGAATTTAAACAAATGTTCCCTCACATTCCGACTAAATCCGGTTTAATGGTAGGCTTGGGGGAAACCAACGAAGAAATTTTGCAAGTGATGAAAGACTTGCGCGCCAATGGCGTCACTATGTTGACTTTGGGACAATATTTGCAACCGAGTCGTCATCACTTACCCGTCGCGCGTTATGTGCCGCCGACAGAATTTGATGAATTTCGCGAAAAAGCGAATGAAATGGGCTTTGAACACGCCGCTTGCGGACCTTTCGTGCGTTCTTCTTACCATGCGGATTTACAAGCCAGCGGTGGCTTGGTGAAATAA
- a CDS encoding TniQ family protein translates to MSDLHLWPAHPHPYHNELLSSWLVRTVHANGLKVQTFCNLVFGNNYEIWNRDIDRYIPEWIVTKLSEKSGISAEKIDRTSLRRFQGILFDKVRPSGHLTWVNSLQIYHRKRVGYGLLFCPLCLAEDYEPYFRVSWRVACYTFCPKHKVILHDRCSHCGAGVAFHRQEMGNMQETAFRPLKFCWQCKTDLACTETQPVTAWSGNTLEQWRRLLVWLEHYPVESSQNSYRDSLKILHHFVTLLTSQRLAPKLYSYLCLKTGSQPQKIDKSKRTAWESRELIERHHTLDLCWWLIDNYPDNLFQAWKDGVLRYNHMLKDFDDCPDEFKKLIDVLNRNIRKELYRKTMF, encoded by the coding sequence ATGTCTGACTTACATCTTTGGCCAGCACATCCCCATCCGTATCATAATGAATTACTGTCTTCATGGCTGGTTCGAACGGTACATGCGAACGGACTAAAAGTTCAGACATTTTGCAACTTAGTCTTTGGGAACAATTATGAGATATGGAATCGGGACATTGACAGATATATTCCAGAGTGGATAGTTACAAAGCTAAGTGAAAAAAGCGGAATAAGTGCGGAGAAAATCGATAGAACTTCACTACGGCGTTTTCAGGGCATTTTGTTTGATAAAGTACGTCCATCAGGACATCTGACGTGGGTAAACAGTTTGCAGATATACCATCGGAAACGCGTAGGATACGGTTTATTGTTCTGTCCATTGTGCTTGGCAGAAGACTATGAACCTTATTTTAGGGTGTCATGGCGTGTTGCCTGCTATACCTTTTGCCCAAAGCACAAAGTGATACTTCACGACAGATGTTCACATTGTGGTGCGGGTGTTGCATTCCATCGGCAAGAGATGGGAAATATGCAAGAAACAGCGTTTCGGCCCCTCAAATTCTGCTGGCAGTGTAAAACCGACTTGGCTTGTACAGAAACACAACCCGTTACAGCTTGGAGTGGTAATACACTTGAACAATGGCGAAGACTGTTAGTTTGGTTGGAACACTACCCGGTAGAAAGTTCACAAAACAGTTATAGAGACAGTTTGAAAATATTGCACCACTTTGTCACGCTATTAACTTCACAACGACTGGCACCGAAATTATATTCCTATTTATGCCTAAAAACCGGTTCACAACCACAAAAAATTGACAAAAGCAAGCGTACAGCATGGGAAAGCAGAGAACTGATCGAACGCCACCATACTTTGGATTTATGTTGGTGGCTGATCGATAATTATCCGGACAATCTCTTTCAGGCATGGAAAGATGGTGTTTTGCGCTATAACCATATGCTGAAAGATTTTGATGATTGTCCAGACGAGTTCAAAAAGCTGATTGATGTTCTAAACCGAAATATAAGAAAAGAGCTTTATCGTAAGACTATGTTTTGA
- a CDS encoding ATP-binding protein, whose translation MKNSNMIEISTGLEPNFLQDILTKDISTLDALYDLVDNSIDAARNSIIQNGNYEKDVMGLPKSYEGYKVHIDISPESICIEDNCFGMQKETLANDAFYIARQSQHQYGIGQYGIGLKRSLLKMGEQYHFFIDNGRQCYEFDFSKHSFNGSENKIPAKEEASRGDIKTRFTVTRIYSEIQGEISNRRWLENALAGFKDRYSLYFSKGFEITIDYNGESMGLITSSLPGIRRSGPVSPTYQEKNIDGVKVIIQSGIHEKYYLKNEEKYSLSVNKTLTNDFGIYFICNDRVIVKASTSHNHGWKTKWHSEYNGFICLVHFISEKPNKLPWNTAKNGMREDSMLFLTVIDEIQPIADQYRSDIKHRYSPNPKASATSNPSGSTVPNPPNDAGHNDPSANADTDGAEKSISTPITDHGTVPPTGNSKPVPNSTNTKHLINYALNIPRNLGKIRNIYLELKNKLNVQETPYSTAALLRSLIELSCDYYILHNGTIVFNDGSTTEPVSESSKLRVKILGVAQDIHHKDRGLINQKQLATLKLECPKRGTDTGSLDILHSTLHNYSHEISPQQIIVAHNNFEPLISAIWRK comes from the coding sequence ATGAAAAACAGCAATATGATTGAAATCAGTACAGGTCTTGAACCCAATTTCCTGCAGGATATTTTAACCAAAGATATTTCCACATTAGACGCACTCTATGATTTGGTTGACAATTCTATCGATGCGGCAAGAAACAGCATTATCCAAAATGGAAACTATGAAAAAGATGTGATGGGCCTGCCGAAATCATATGAAGGGTATAAAGTGCACATAGATATCTCACCGGAATCTATCTGTATAGAAGATAACTGTTTTGGCATGCAAAAAGAAACATTGGCCAATGATGCTTTCTATATAGCAAGGCAATCCCAACATCAATACGGTATCGGCCAATACGGTATTGGTTTGAAACGGTCACTATTGAAAATGGGAGAACAATACCATTTTTTTATTGACAATGGTCGACAATGTTATGAATTTGATTTTTCCAAACACAGTTTTAACGGTTCGGAAAATAAAATTCCTGCGAAAGAAGAAGCATCCAGAGGCGATATTAAAACCAGATTTACAGTCACTCGGATATATAGTGAAATACAAGGTGAAATCAGCAATAGGAGATGGTTGGAAAACGCTCTTGCCGGCTTTAAAGACAGATATTCTCTTTATTTTTCGAAAGGATTTGAAATAACAATAGATTATAATGGAGAATCCATGGGCTTAATTACTTCGAGTTTGCCCGGAATCAGAAGAAGTGGGCCTGTCTCTCCGACTTATCAGGAAAAGAATATCGATGGCGTTAAAGTCATTATTCAGTCCGGAATACACGAAAAATATTATCTTAAAAATGAAGAGAAGTATTCGCTCTCGGTAAATAAAACCTTAACGAATGATTTTGGTATTTATTTCATCTGCAATGACCGGGTGATTGTGAAAGCGAGCACGTCCCATAATCACGGATGGAAAACGAAGTGGCACTCTGAATATAATGGCTTCATATGTCTTGTGCATTTCATATCTGAAAAGCCCAACAAACTTCCTTGGAATACGGCTAAAAACGGTATGAGGGAAGACAGTATGCTTTTCCTGACCGTGATTGACGAAATACAGCCCATTGCAGACCAATATAGGTCAGATATTAAACATCGCTATTCTCCCAACCCAAAGGCTTCTGCAACCTCCAACCCATCCGGCAGCACCGTACCCAATCCACCCAATGATGCAGGTCATAACGATCCAAGTGCAAATGCTGATACCGATGGCGCAGAAAAGAGTATCTCAACCCCTATCACAGACCATGGAACAGTGCCACCGACAGGCAATAGCAAACCTGTCCCAAATTCAACGAACACAAAACATTTGATTAATTATGCCCTCAATATTCCGAGAAATCTGGGGAAAATACGTAATATCTATTTAGAATTAAAGAATAAACTAAATGTTCAAGAAACACCTTACTCAACGGCCGCCCTACTGCGCTCGCTGATAGAGTTAAGTTGCGACTACTATATTTTACACAATGGCACCATAGTATTTAACGATGGAAGCACTACGGAACCGGTTTCAGAGAGTTCAAAATTGAGGGTAAAAATCTTGGGTGTCGCACAGGATATCCATCATAAGGATCGCGGGCTTATCAATCAAAAACAATTAGCCACATTAAAGCTTGAATGCCCTAAACGGGGAACCGATACGGGCAGTTTGGATATATTGCATAGTACGCTGCATAATTATTCGCATGAGATTAGTCCGCAGCAGATTATTGTTGCACACAATAATTTTGAACCGCTCATCAGCGCCATATGGAGAAAATAA
- the ybeD gene encoding DUF493 family protein YbeD, with product MATEQQPIVQATTEQDYKKLKELMAFPTEMTFKVAGINRENLAQDLIAVVQKYLPGDYIPKEKRSSKGTYNSVSIDVVAQNFEQVETLYKELAKVEGVKMVI from the coding sequence ATGGCAACCGAACAACAACCAATCGTGCAAGCGACAACCGAACAAGATTACAAAAAACTGAAAGAATTAATGGCATTTCCCACCGAAATGACATTTAAAGTTGCCGGCATAAACCGCGAAAATTTGGCACAAGATTTAATCGCTGTCGTGCAAAAATATTTACCCGGTGATTATATTCCAAAAGAAAAACGCAGCAGCAAAGGCACTTACAATTCCGTTTCTATCGATGTGGTGGCGCAAAATTTCGAACAGGTGGAAACCCTTTACAAAGAACTCGCCAAAGTCGAAGGCGTGAAGATGGTTATTTAA
- a CDS encoding DNA cytosine methyltransferase produces the protein MVETMNTKPVLVDLFCGCGGFGLGAELAGFHTIAAIDIDPTLQSAYKNNFPHTKVLNKDLSLLDENGWRHILGRQKIDGVIGGPPCQGYSRMGIGDVNDPRRKLLEDFFRHVNILDPKFFVMENVEGLIDKRNLPQLNNALSIVNKKYTLIGPLIVDASDCGAPTKRRRVIIVGYDKAHFDSLSESHFRFTLPKVNVADAIKDLPAPIPHSDSGYDWGFSAYPEASELSEYARQMRNPAPKGLGLSDAIKKHAAGEVSGLFSTVHSPMVAERYKKINPGETDPVSRSKKLSWDGLCPTLRAGTGSDKGSFQSVRPLHPEEGRVITVREAARLQGFPDWFTFHPTKWHSFRMIGNSVSPIVSKQILSVIHQKLNKK, from the coding sequence ATGGTCGAAACGATGAATACAAAACCTGTTTTAGTAGATTTATTTTGCGGATGCGGCGGCTTCGGTTTAGGAGCCGAACTTGCGGGATTTCACACCATTGCGGCTATCGATATAGATCCCACTCTCCAATCCGCCTATAAAAATAATTTTCCTCATACAAAAGTACTGAATAAAGATTTATCCTTGTTGGACGAAAATGGCTGGCGCCATATTTTAGGGCGGCAAAAAATCGACGGTGTGATAGGGGGACCGCCTTGCCAAGGATATTCGAGAATGGGGATTGGTGATGTTAATGATCCGAGAAGAAAACTGCTGGAAGATTTTTTCAGGCACGTCAATATACTAGACCCGAAATTTTTCGTAATGGAGAATGTCGAGGGTCTGATCGACAAACGCAATTTACCACAACTGAATAACGCACTTTCCATCGTAAATAAAAAGTACACATTAATTGGTCCCCTCATTGTCGATGCTTCTGACTGCGGCGCTCCTACAAAACGCAGGCGGGTGATTATTGTGGGCTACGATAAAGCACACTTTGATTCCTTATCTGAAAGCCATTTCAGATTTACTTTACCTAAAGTCAATGTTGCCGATGCCATTAAAGACCTTCCGGCACCTATTCCCCATTCTGATTCGGGTTATGATTGGGGGTTTTCTGCCTACCCTGAAGCTTCCGAACTGTCTGAATATGCGCGGCAAATGAGAAACCCCGCTCCAAAAGGATTAGGGTTGTCAGATGCAATAAAAAAACATGCGGCAGGAGAGGTATCGGGATTGTTTTCCACCGTCCATTCTCCGATGGTTGCCGAACGCTATAAAAAGATCAATCCCGGGGAAACAGATCCCGTCAGCCGTTCTAAAAAACTATCGTGGGACGGCTTATGCCCGACATTAAGGGCGGGGACCGGATCGGATAAAGGAAGTTTCCAATCCGTCCGGCCACTTCATCCGGAAGAAGGCCGCGTTATTACGGTCAGAGAAGCAGCACGGCTACAAGGATTCCCGGATTGGTTTACATTCCATCCGACAAAATGGCATAGTTTCAGAATGATTGGGAATAGTGTTTCCCCCATTGTGTCGAAACAGATTTTAAGTGTCATCCATCAAAAACTGAATAAGAAATAA